The following proteins are encoded in a genomic region of Hirundo rustica isolate bHirRus1 chromosome 3, bHirRus1.pri.v3, whole genome shotgun sequence:
- the SLC30A1 gene encoding proton-coupled zinc antiporter SLC30A1, with translation MAAQGPGGPRCWQNRRARLLCMLALTFLFFVVEVAVSRVTSSLAMLSDSFHMLSDVMALVVALVAVRFAQRTRATKKNTFGWVRAEVMGALVNAVFLTALCFTILLEAIERFTEPHEIQQPLVVIAVGVAGLIINLLGLCLFNHHGVGGHGHAHGHGHSHGGRQQHPRGGPKPEQPPGDGEAALHREETSTLVENCSSSNGVGQEKMGDTKDDMSDVQVNGNAGHYPLDEEEVEEDSSAQLNMRGVFLHVFGDALGSVIVVVNALLFYSLWNPCPEDGPCFNPCVNNHCMENATLSQALGRANKSEQESVTVAGPCWLLYLDPVLCLIMVCILLYTTYPLLRESALILLQTVPKQIDVHSLNSKLRTLEGVEAIHELHIWQLAGSRIIGTAHIKCPDPSTYMMVAKRIKEIFHDEGIHATTIQPEFASVGSESGRGKCELPCRTQCALKQCCGTREDCTAKKTEKSSSLSISCSEVVIEFPKTRRTKSESIPSVKLEAKTDQNEQFESSL, from the exons ATGGCGGCGCAGGGTCCGGGCGGGCCGCGGTGCTGGCAGAACCGGCGGGCGCGGCTGCTGTGCATGCTGGCGCTCACCTTCCTGTTCTTCGTGGTGGAGGTGGCGGTGAGCCGCGTCACGTCGTCGCTGGCCATGCTCTCCGACTCCTTCCACATGCTCTCCGACGTGATGGCCCTGGTCGTGGCGCTGGTGGCCGTGCGCTTCGCCCAGCGCACCCGCGCCACCAAGAAGAACACGTTCGGGTGGGTGCGGGCCGAGGTGATGGGCGCCCTCGTCAACGCCGTGTTCCTCACCGCCCTCTGCTTCACCATCCTGCTGGAGGCCATCGAGCGCTTCACGGAGCCCCACGAGATCCAGCAGCCGCTGGTGGTCATCGCCGTGGGGGTGGCGGGGCTCATCATCAAcctgctggggctctgcctcTTCAACCACCACGGCGTCGGGGGCCACGGGCACGCCCACGGCCACGGGCACTCGCACGGCGGCCGGCAGCAGCACCCCCGCGGCGGCCCCAAGCCCGAGCAGCCGCCCGGGGACGGGGAGGCTGCGCTGCACCGCGAGGAGACCAGCACCTTGGTGGagaactgcagcagctccaacGGAGTCGGCCAGGAGAAGATGG GTGATACGAAAGATGACATGAGTGACGTACAAGTGAATGGGAATGCTGGCCATTATCCTCTGGATGAAGAGGAAGTTGAAGAAGATTCTAGTGCACAACTTAACATGCGTGGAgtttttctgcatgtttttggAGATGCCCTAGGTTCAGTAATTGTGGTAGTGAATGCCTTGCTCTTTTATAGCTTGTGGAATCCATGCCCTGAAGATGGGCCTTGCTTTAATCCATGTGTCAATAATCATTGCATGGAAAACGCTACTTTATCCCAAGCGCTTGGCAGAGCTAACAAGTCCGAGCAAGAGAGCGTTACGGTGGCTGGTCCTTGCTGGTTGTTGTATTTAGATCCTGTCCTCTGTTTGATTATGGTCTGTATACTCCTTTACACAACTTACCCGTTACTTAGGGAGTCAGCCCTCATCCTTCTGCAGACTGTTCCCAAACAAATAGACGTCCATTCTTTGAACTCAAAGTTACGTACCCTGGAAGGAGTCGAAGCAATCCACGAATTACACATTTGGCAGCTGGCAGGCAGTAGGATCATTGGCACTGCTCACATCAAGTGTCCTGACCCTTCCACGTACATGATGGTGGCCAAGCGCATCAAAGAGATCTTTCACGACGAAGGGATTCATGCGACTACCATTCAGCCCGAGTTTGCCAGCGTTGGCTCTGAGTcagggagagggaaatgcgAGTTGCCTTGCAGGACTCAGTGTGCTTTGAAGCAGTGCTGCGGAACAAGAGAAGATTGTACTGCAAAGAAGACAGAGAAGTCCTCGTCGCTTAGTATTTCTTGTTCAGAAGTTGTCATTGAATTTCCGAAAACGAGGAGGACTAAGTCAGAGAGCATCCCTTCAGTGAAGCTGGAGGCAAAAACCGATCAAAACGAGCAGTTTGAGTCGTCTTTGTAA